The Tenrec ecaudatus isolate mTenEca1 chromosome 6, mTenEca1.hap1, whole genome shotgun sequence genome has a window encoding:
- the OTUD1 gene encoding OTU domain-containing protein 1, giving the protein MQLYSSVCTHYPAGAPGPTAATPAASAATAPFKVSLQPPGPASHAPEPETGERQPAGAAEPRDAAAKMPAFSCFEMVSGAAAAASPAGGSCKPPLPPHYTSTAQLTVRALGAERLRLHGPEAPAAASPAAAAARGRCLLLAPPPGAPAPPPPRRGSSAWLLEELLRPDGAEPAGRGAARDGPDRNFRLSEHRQALAAAKQRGPGPPPGSGEPSAAAWSEEPAAERCSPRGWERGGEPAGGEPEAPAPPSRSGEGAPSGAGEAAIVARSDPRDEKLALYLAEVEKQDKYLRQRNQYRFHIIPDGNCLYRAVSKTVYGDQSLHRELREQTVHYIADHLDHFSPLIEGDVGEFIIAAAQDGAWAGYPELLAMGQMLNVNIHLTTGGRVESPTVSTMIHYLGPEDSLRPSIWLSWLSNGHYDAVFDHSYPNPEYDHWCKQTQVQRKRDEELAKSMAISLSKMYIEQNACS; this is encoded by the coding sequence ATGCAGCTCTACAGCAGCGTCTGCACCCACTACCCAGCCGGGGCCCCGGGTCCTACGGCCGCGACCCCCGCGGCGTCCGCGGCCACCGCCCCCTTCAAAGTGTCCCTGCAGCCCCCGGGGCCCGCCAGCCACGCGCCGGAGCCTGAAACCGGGGAGCGCCAGCCCGCCGGGGCCGCGGAGCCCAGGGACGCCGCCGCCAAGATGCCCGCCTTCTCCTGCTTCGAGATGGTGTccggggccgccgccgccgccagcccGGCCGGCGGGTCCTGCaagccgccgctgccgccgcacTACACGTCCACGGCGCAGCTGACCGTGCGGGCCCTCGGCGCCGAGCGGCTGCGCCTGCACGGGCCCGAGGCCCCCGCCGCCGCgtcgcccgccgccgccgccgcgcgcgGCCGCTGCCTGCTGTTGGCCCCGCCGCCGGGCgcccccgcgccgccgccgcctcgcCGCGGGTCCTCCGCTTGGCTGCTGGAGGAGCTGCTGAGGCCCGACGGCGCCGAGCCCGCCGGCCGGGGCGCCGCCCGCGACGGGCCCGACAGGAACTTCCGACTGAGCGAGCACCGCCAGGCCCTGGCGGCCGCCAAGCAGCGAGGCCCCGGGCCGCCGCCGGGCAGCGGGGAGCCGAGCGCGGCCGCGTGGAGCGAGGAGCCCGCGGCCGAGCGCTGCAGCCCCCGCGGCTGGGAGCGGGGCGGCGAGCCGGCCGGCGGGGAGCCCGAGGCCCCGGCGCCCCCTTCGCGGAGCGGCGAGGGCGCTCCGAGCGGCGCCGGGGAGGCGGCGATCGTCGCCAGGTCGGACCCCCGGGATGAGAAGCTGGCCCTGTACCTGGCGGAGGTGGAGAAGCAGGACAAGTACCTGCGCCAGAGGAATCAGTACCGGTTCCACATCATTCCCGACGGCAACTGCCTCTACCGAGCGGTCAGCAAGACGGTGTACGGGGACCAGAGCCTGCACCGCGAGCTGCGCGAGCAGACGGTCCACTACATCGCAGACCACCTGGACCACTTCAGCCCGCTGATCGAGGGGGACGTGGGCGAGTTTATCATCGCGGCAGCTCAGGACGGGGCGTGGGCCGGGTACCCCGAGTTGCTGGCCATGGGGCAGATGCTGAATGTGAACATTCACTTAACGAccggagggagggtggagagccCCACCGTGTCTACCATGATCCATTATCTGGGGCCCGAGGATTCCCTCCGGCCTAGTATTTGGCTCAGCTGGCTCAGTAATGGACACTACGATGCCGTGTTTGATCACTCCTACCCCAACCCGGAGTACGACCACTGGTGCAAACAAACTCAAGTGCAAAGGAAACGCGACGAAGAGCTTGCCAAGTCCATGGCCATATCCCTCTCCAAGATGTATATTGAACAGAATGCATGCTCTTGA